The sequence TGAACTTCATCGTCTGTATCGAATCCAAAAGATAATGATGAGAAACACTGAAAGCAGCAGGCCAGATGAGCGCAGTCGAGAGTTATGGAGCTACAAGAATGGCTTTAGTTTTAATCAGCCTAATCATGCTCGCGATCTGCAGCAGAAGTCCATGGGGAGACTTGACTTAGTGTGGCCTTCCGAAGATTGTGTTGCAGAATCAAATGCAGATAGAGTATTAGAGCTAATAGAAGAGAGTGAGATTCAGCTAACATTGGGACCTTCGAGTTATAATGACAGAAGGAAGAAACCTGAAACACCACTAACTTCAGATTCAGGAACATGCCTCTCTTCGTCTTCCACGGGTTCCAGCCATATAAACAGGACAAGTTCCTTGAAACATCAAAAGACAAGCACCAAAAGAGAAGAATGCTGCGAATTGGGGATTTTCCAAGTTCCTGGCATGACCTTGGGGTAccaaaatgaaagtaaaaagGGTATTGGGGTTGAAGAACAACTGAGACAGGAGAGACAAAAACAACCCCCTTGGCTTTGCCAGGTTTTGAGTCTGAACATGGCTTGAAAAGTGTCTTTTAAGTCGATTTTAGACTGATTCTTATCGACTAATTCTGTCAATTATGTTTGTATTTATCTTTATGCACAGTTCCTACAATGCTGAGTGTCTTGTGTAAAGATGACGTTCTTCCCCTGTGGCTTTCAAAACCCATTGCAAGTTACCATCTAAAGATTGACCAgatattttcttctttcagtAAACAGATATAATTTTCTGTACCAGTCCAAATATATTATCTTGCAATTAGGCTTCATTCCAAGGCCTAAGTATCTCTATTGGTTGACGGATTTTACAAAACCCCAATATACCATTGAATCTGTTTGTAGTATGCTTGAAATTAATACTTGCTATCACTAGATATATCAAAATTTGTAGCTATatagcacttgaggtcttggcccagcggttgaagggacttgttcccttcctctgcatcttGGGTTTAAACCTTACCGTGCATGCCTGTCATccctgcggtgccttacatgttcattgggtttgcaggatgttcagtgagccgtgggattagtcgtggtgcgcacaAGCTGTCccagacacccacgtaaataaataaataaaaaatttgtagcTATATATCCATATATAACATATTTAATGTTAACAAATTCACTAGATCAAAATTTTTAGACTATGATGAATtgcaaacaataataaaatttatatgttcttgaaaatctaatttcttctttttctattagAGATGTTGATGAAGAAGTTGGGCGGAATATcaacattattatatatatatatattatatatatatatatatatatatatatatatatacttcaaagaaaaatgagggattaaaataaaattgagttatttagggatttttgtttttgcactttagctcatttttctctctattttgattttttgattttttttaaataacatcaaTCGTTTGttctatacaaaaaataattaagaaatataaaatggaTGTGTTAGTGTTagaatcatatttttttgaatttgtttttttttgaaatgacatcaaaaagagaaaaataattgaaaattataaaatgggtGTAAGAATGATTGAAAtgcgtcaaaaaaaaaattaattaatttttggaaCATATTTTGGAATTGGGGGTTAAATTTTGGGTTATGACATAAGTATACTTGATTGCCTTTTTCGCACCATTTTCTGCAGTGTTTCAAAAGGGTTAAAGTTGTGTATTTTTGGGTTGAGTAAATAATACACATGCATATAAGGgaagtaattttgtttttcggCATTCATTGGAGGCATGGAAAAGAGAAATAAGAGGTCAAAGTCCAATCAAAACTAAGaaggataaagaaagaaaacaaacatgcacaaaaagctatttgaagaagaagaccctatataaaattcatttataaaaaaacaatccccAGTTTTCCACTTCTTCTAATTTCgtctttggttttttcaattattttacttttagtCAAGTTCGGCCCCTTTTCTtgtaattatttcaatttcattcctcattatattaaaaaagatcattgcatttgttttgtttgttacaACTTGGTATTTGGCTTTAAAATTTTCAGTTATTTAGCTAATTTCAacaattttatcttgatttgttctcaatttcacccctaattatattataaatgtcCCCTCAGCTCCTTCACCTTTTCTCATTCAATACTTGGCTTTTCAATAAGCCAATTTCAaccattttctctttttttctcttcactaTTTCATCCTTATTGCACTTTTTACAATTCCCCTTCATATATATTGTAAACACCAGTTTGAAAATTTAAACCtatgaacttaaaaaaaaaaaaaaaaggataagtaatatagatgaaatttaattaagatgTGAAATTGCAATATACATAGCGAGGATACGCTAatgaatgataatgaaaaacaacatgTAAATAAAATTCTCgcgatttaaaatataactagactaaattataaagaaatgaGAGAGGGGTGATTTTgtcaatataagaaaaataataacccTTCTCCTTTTTGCACTAAAGCTGACAACAAAATAGGAAAATAGGGAGGAGAGTCTTCATTTTCTCCTTTCATCTTTTCTTGTTCTACCGAACAAAGGGGGCTAACATGGATTAGGCAAGTTCTAGCTTAGGTTAGGTAGTGTTTGGAAAAACGGTTGAAACTatgtttctaaaaaattcaaaagttttttgtttttgttaaaatttaatgcggtttgtactttttggatcgttttgatgtgctgatgtaaaaaaaaaatttaaaaaaataaaaaaacatcattagtaTGCATTTCGACACAaaatgttatttgaaaaacaaccgctaccacactgtcaaacacgcttTTAACAAACTAGGAGGACCCTAGAGAGAGAAGAAGTTGTTACCAGTAACATTAGAGAGGGAAATAATGATTTTTGGTTGGTGAGAAGAatatttttaggataaaaagTTCAAGGAACAAGGAAAGCTTGATTAATTGGTCGTCGTAAA is a genomic window of Populus alba chromosome 5, ASM523922v2, whole genome shotgun sequence containing:
- the LOC118045750 gene encoding uncharacterized protein, giving the protein MGKFLKPCDKEYMRMAMLKHEETFKEQICELHRLYRIQKIMMRNTESSRPDERSRELWSYKNGFSFNQPNHARDLQQKSMGRLDLVWPSEDCVAESNADRVLELIEESEIQLTLGPSSYNDRRKKPETPLTSDSGTCLSSSSTGSSHINRTSSLKHQKTSTKREECCELGIFQVPGMTLGYQNESKKGIGVEEQLRQERQKQPPWLCQVLSLNMA